The sequence CCTATTCACTTgcttgaaaattatattttgttctGAATCTTCTGTCACTATGAGCCAGATGTCCAAGGAgcaattaaaaagcagcaaggaaagTCCTGTCTGACAATCCCACTGCAGGACTCCTTTagcaaagaagcaaaaccagcgTTGTGGGAGCGTGAAATTCTTATTTGCAACTTATATGTTTCCCTACGTGTAaagataaagagaaaagaagtaaTTCTTATGGACAATCTCCTCCCTTACTTCTATCTTCCTGCATACAGCAatcaggagcagctgctgctgcccttccgTGCCATGAGAATGATTCCTCCTGCCTTTATTTAGTCAAAGGTGGTGAATACATCAGTATTTTGTATACGAGGTAATTGTTGGGTTGGCAGGAAGGGATATTGGTCCAAATTGTTCTTCGTTGTAAGGCACTCAGTTCTGATAGCTTTAAACACAGATGGTATTATCTGTTCATTCTACAGGTAAAACATGTCTGATGAAAACATAGAAAGATTTAATATTCTAATATAAATGCCATTTCTTATTGCTGCCAACCATAACACTTGAATAAATATTGTACCTCCTTCCCTCAAGAAATCACAGTAAGGTTATTTCTGGCAATTGAATCAGCTTCCAGAGAGACACATTCTGCTGGTGGTTTCTGCAAGGAGCTTGGTGCATGACCCCGTTTTAAGATCCCTGAAATGACTGTTTAGCAACTTAGGGGACCAGGTCAATTGGCTTAAACCTTGTCTGGGTCCTAAGACTTTGAATTGGAGTGGCACTGCCAGCCAGCACTGTTAGCAGCTACTGCCATCTATGGGTAGGAGCGGTTTAGCTTTATTCCTCGGTGATTGTTTCTTCATTACAACTAATACACCTGTTCTCATACAGAAACAAATATAATGGAAGGAATGACACAGGCATCATTGATTTCTCCactaaagagaaaatgaaataacagaGGAAGGGCTTCACCTACACATCCACCTGAAAAGAATGGGAGAAGATTTCGAACACTTAAAATGATTATGTGCCGAAGATGAGGAAAACAATGACATCgctttattttccatcttcagTATGTTGGGTGCTGCTTTCCCTTTAAAACCACTGCGGCACACTTATCCCTGATATAACAGCACCGAAATGACTCCAAATGCACCTTATCATTTGCATATTCATTTGAATGCTGttatagcctttttttttttttttaatcccttcaAAGTGGGAAAGCATTCATGCACTGGTGACTCTCATTCTTTTCCAGCCCGGGAGGTTTTTAGCTTTTTCCATTTAGAATTAAGAGCAGTTTGGGGTATTCATCACCCCTGACAGCTGTTAATCCCCCTCAACTCTATACAGTGACTGTGTTAAAACATTTGAAGTAAGTAACAGGACTATTCGATGCTATTTTGGATGGCACCTGAGGTCCTTTTAGCTCATTAGTCTTTCTCTGACAGTGGCTAGTCCCAGATGCTTGAGGGGGGAAGTGAAAAACCTCCGTAGTGGAAAATTAATGCAAGGGCGCAGGAATCAGTCCCTTGCTATTATAGGTAACTGCATCGTAAAATCCCTTTCACAAGCCAACCACATCCATCTAAACACTGATTTCAGGTTTTGATCCCTCCTGATTCCTGCTGGGAAGCTTTTCACAAGGACTGTTTAGTTGAGTAAAaaccttttaattttcaatCTACATTTATTCATGGCCACTTTACACCAAATGTTCTTTATCAGTAATGTTCTTCCACATAAACAgtggttcttttttctttccctgcctaTTTTTACAGTCCTATTTTGTTTATAGATGGAAACAAGATCCCCTCTCAAGCTTTGTTTTGCTAAGCTAAACAAGCCAACCTCTTTCAATCACCTGCAACAGAAAAGACTCTTCACTCCCCTTAATTATCCTGTTGACACTAGGATGCCAGTTTGAATATAAAATCATCTTTCCTGTATTGGAGTGATCAGAACCGTAGTTTGTATTTGAAATGACATCTTACTCAAGGGTCAATGAAACTTTCCATGTGAACCACTGAAAATACCCTACCTGACACACCTTGGGGCTACATTTGCTATCCTTGCAGCCACGGCGTATTGGCGGGTCAGCGATACTTCTCAAAGCTCATTTTACCCTCCCCCGTAGTTTCCACCTAAAAGTACAGCAGATATTGTTATTAGTCCTCATTTTGCACTTTGCATTACCTTGCTATTTCCGCTACCGCAGTTTTTAAGGTCACCCACCACTTCTTGATCCTCCTCTGCAGATTTCAAAGTGACAACCAAGGGGCCTTTAGCTCCGTAGATCGGTGAACACCGTGTGCCTGTAATGACGAAGTTTTCAGGATACCAACCCTGTAACCTTCAGCACGTGTTTCATTTATAGTGTCTAAGTAGGACCTAACAACTTCCATGGGGCAATGCATAGATGAAAGCCAAGCATTAAGCAACCGAGAATCATGAGATAACGGAAAGTTGTTCATCCTGTCCTCTCCTGGCTTGTGACTACACTGCTTATACCTCTTTCTGCAGGAATTAGTCCCCAACGCCCAGTTAGCAAAACGGATAGCTCTGGAGCTCCTGCAGCCTACTGAAGCTGCCTCCAGAGCTCAGTGAATCTACCTGCTGGTCAGTATATCTTCAAAAACCTTCAACATGGAGAAGATTGAAACAGAGGATCTGGAAGATGatactggaaacagaaaaaaattaatgaattgaGCTTTGGCACAAAGACAGACAGTCAGTTGCACCAGGAGAGCTCTGTAGCTAGCGGTAGTGACCTTGCTTCCTTAAGAGAAGATGAAAACGGGTGCTGTGTGATAGCCAGCACGTGTGGGTGCATTTGACCCTGAACAGGCTGACTCCAGTTGCAATCGCAGCCTCCATCTGTGCAGCACTTCTTGCAAACATTATCTGCCAACGTATCCAACTGCCGAAATCAACTGCAAAATGCAAACCGGCAGATGATATAAAAAGGAGATACTTCACTAGTCACAATTTGGCCTTTCAATTGCCGTAGCAAGCACAGGGCTTTGAAAGGGATCATTGAAGAAAGAGTATCAAAGAAAACACACTGCACCAGTTTCTGAATCATCCATAGATGAAAACACAACTGCCTGCAGACTCACAAACGTCAGGAATTACTGCCGTGCTAACGCCAGGCAACGTGCATACAGCAGCCAGGCAGATGCAATGCACATTAAGCAAGTTTCTGCTTTTACTTACACTAAAAGCGAACACGGCTGTGTAGGTGAGCCCACCAATGTCCCTGAACTTGTACAGTGCAAGGGGTTTCAGAAATGGCTATTCATGTCGGATTAGTCTGCGTGTATACTATTATCTTTCTGATATACTGAAGTAACATTTATAGTTTATTTTGTAGTAACAGCAATGGCTTCTACCGTTCTGCTTTATCACCACAGCGCCTGGAGGGAACTGCTGCTACAGACACTGGCCTCGTGTACGTGCATTGTCTCAGCTGCTGTGGCACTGCTACGTGCCATGGCGGTTCACCTACCTTTGCGTTTATATAGATCATTCCATCTTCATACTAATTTACCGTAATTATTGATTctaggaagaagaagaagaagaagaaaaggtgctGCGGGCTTTTTGTGAACATGCGcgcaacagaaaaaaaatagacttgCTCTGAAATAAGTGCTGCCTGGAGAAAATGATAGCAGAGCGAACTGCTTTCTTCTCATATTAATTCCCTACAAATATTAAGTACGTTTGTTTTAGAAACAGAGCAGGTAAGGAAAAAGTACACCCATATTTTCAGCAGAACCGCAAACATGGAAGACTTTACCCACTGTAATGGTTATGTCACCAAATATGACATAATAAACTCTCCAATACGCTGTTTTAGTATTAGAAAGCAGGCGTTCTTTATTACGGCGCCGGATACATGGGGGATAGCTCCGCCTATCGTGCATACCCTAAAACAAAAGTTCATCCTTTATATACCTTAAAGACatgaatattcatacattttccaagaagtCTCCGCCTCTGCGCCTATCTACTACATGTACATAACGCTGGCGTTGCAAAACTACACTACCCATACGCGGGGGGGTCTCGGGTGGTCGTCGGTGGTCGTTTGGGGAGTTAGcccccccactcctttttcccttttatggtcttgaggacaatttcttctccttggatgtttcccaaCTCCGTTGTccggccaagctgttcttccttatcaaCCCTGTTTGGGCAATCCTGCCAGGATGTCTCTGTTCTCAAGGTTAGGATATCGTCTCCGTGCACATTAATCACTCATAGGCCTTGCTAAATTCAAAGCTCATCATTGtttggtaaaagaatttctcaacagtTACAGCAATTATTTAATGATTAAAGCTCCAGATTCTTAGATCCACCGAGTTGCCTCATTCTACAAATTACCTGAAACGCAAAATCTCGTCTCATCACAGAATGACAAGGTTTGTCCGAAATGCACTTTTCTCTACTAAAGGTCTATCTTCGCCCAAAATGAAGAAAGGCATTATTTCGGAAGGGGTCGCAGGTCGGACAGGAGGCACCGGATCGCGCCCATCCTGCAGCACCAGGACAAATCCCTCTtccaaaatactctttttttttcacttaaataaaGGACGGAGTTAGCAGTGCTGCCACTGCGCGACGCCTGGCAGAGCCTGTGCCATTAACGGCTAACTCCCGGCACCACAGCACGGGCAGGGCCGCTGcccgcgggggccggggggcgccGGTACCGCCGCAACCCGCGGGAGGGCACCGGGGAGCGGGGAACCTGAGTCTCCGCCGCGCCGGGCCAGGCTGGGCCTCGCAGGCGCCCCGCCCGCGCCGCTTTGTTCGCCGCGGCCGCCGCGTGAACCATAAAATCAACCGTCGCCTGTCGCGGCGTCACTTGCGTGTTTTGCCACGTGCCGGAGGCGGAAGTGAGCCGCCGGGGCGGTGCGTGCTCAGCGATGGCATTCCAGTAGCgacggcggcagcagcagcagcggcggcggcggtttCTCCCTTTCGCCCCGTCTTCTGTCGATCGGGACCGGTTGGCGCGGGCATGGCCAGGGGCCAGGCGGCTGCGGCCACGGCTGTGAGCGGCGGGAGGcgggcgctgctgctgctgctgcggccgCGCGGCGCGGACGGCGCCCTCCCGCCCGTCGCTGCCGCCTCACGTGGCCGCCGCGCGCCGCCTTCCCCCGCGCGCCGCTGCCTCGGCGACTGGCAGCGCCCGGCCACGACGTCCGTTAACGGCAGCGCGGGGTGGGGAAGGCGCGTCGGCGGGACCGGCAGGGAGAGCCGCTGCGGGGAGCGGGGTGAGAGCGGGTAGGGGGAGGCTGGTGCGGGGGTGAGTGCGTGACCCCGGGGGTCCAGCGGCGTGGGGGTCCGCCGCGCCCCCTGGGGAGCCAGGGGCCTGCAAGGGGTGCCCTGCTCTCCGCAGCAGCTTAGGGAGCTGCCCGTAGGGGCGATTGTTAGGACCTTTCCCTGCCCGAAGACTAAATTGGTTATCCTTTGTTGATCCTTAAGTAAGGCAGCTAAGGCATAGCCCTATTTTCCGTccaagtgttttaaaatgtaatgtcTGTGAGGACAGAGAGTTCTCCCTCGTGCCAATTTACCTCATGTTCCATCTTGCGTTCTTTCTGTCAGCCAGTTTTTGCgaatgtccaagtggaaactACGCTTAGACTTGCATTCAACGTcgaaaatattttctgtaaaaatagtGAATGGCAGATTGTGAGTCATTACTTTTTGTCTAAAGGGTAACCAGTGAAGGTTCGCTTCTTTAACAAAGAATGGAAAGAGTCCGTGGATTTAGTCCTCAAAGCTTTGAAGTGCTTACAGCTTCCACCGATTATGCTGATAACTGTAAAGGAACAATTTTAAGACCCTGTCACCTGGTGAGATTTTTCTAGGATGTTATATTCTTGGAGAGCATCTCAAAAGCGCAGCAATAACGTTGTAATCTATTTTCAAGTTCTTGCACATAGGTCTTGTTAGTTGGATAGTTTTTTAGTTTCAAGCAAGATGCAATAATCTCAACGTGCAATCTGATATTTtgtcataaatgaaaaatatttggggcAGTAAGGAAACTTCTGCGAAGCAAACATGTTgaataaatattctttcttaaaaataacttatgttttgtttatctctttttcagatTTAAGCATCTCTGCGTCATCATCTTTGCAAAGCAAAGGGAATATTTCCTTACTGGGAAATAGGAAGCTTTTTTTTGACACTCATGCACTGGTATGCCTCTTGGAAGAAAATGGTAATTTGCTAGAAACAAGTAgctatttttaatgtcatttcaTGAGTGTTTTTTTAGTTTATAAAGTTTGTTACTTACTTCTCCCTGACGTGATGTTACACTTTCAGTTttatggattttaattttttttatgtactGGGTAGGAACATGTAGGATTTTTTCTACTTCCAAAAGGAAACAGTGAGCGTCTATAACTTTGATTGGAATAATTTATTATCCTACTGgtaattaaaaatgctaaagagaaattaaattttaagaatTGAGAGTTAAAACCAGTGTTTTCAAGGTAGtggtttaaaatgtattaatcaGATTCCTACATATTTAGTAGCACCTGAAATGGAGAGGTCCCAGTCCCTTTCCCCGCCATGTGGTTTCATCTCTTTCCATATGCCAGCCTCATTCTCAGAAAACTCTCCAGCTCTTTTGCTTGGTATTTTGAGACGCTAGCTTAGTGAGCTCACAGAGCAGTTCCGTGAGCACCAGGACACATACAAAGTGTCAGGAGGCGGCAtaagaagagagaaggagagagaggatgGGTATGTATTCCTTTTGGTGGTGGCAAACTGTTACATCAGCTATTGAAAGCAACTCACTCTCAGACCCCATCCATGCTTTCTGAGGCTTAACTGCTAGTTAGTTTGAAACAATCATGCTTTTGCAagtgtttcttttcataatgATTGTATCTTGTTCATGATGCTTTTCCTCCTACATTTTGGAAGCTGAGAGTATTTCTAGGGACAATGTTTTACAATAGTTCCCAATATATTCAGTTCAAAAGGTTTTTAATAGGGACTCAGAGGATGGTAGGCCTAAAATCAGAGCAGttagctttgttttcagttgttgagTTTTACACATCTTCAGTGGTACTGAAGATTTGTAGTATACTGAGAGTAAGGATCTGCTTCTCAGGGTCAGAATTCTTACTCATAGAAATAACCACATGAGAGATGACATTTCATATTACTTGTAGAAAATTTCCAGCATTTATCCTGCTGATATAACAGTGCtgtactgcagaagcagctatACTATGTCACAGACAaaattttggggtgggggaacaTGGGTGTACTGACTGGTTGTGTTCTTTTGTTAGTGCTGGATCAAGACGAGTATGTTTTATTATCTTTCATAACTGACATTGGTTTTAACTTGGTGCTAAGAATTAGCAAGTGGCATTTCTGTAAACTGTCCAGATTTAGGTCTGTCTCTGAATGttgttgcattttgttttgcttaggGTTCACTACTCAGCAGTCGGAGGTCATTGTATCTGCATTAGTGAAAATTATGAACACCAACCTGGATATGATTTACAAGGACATGGTCACCAAAGTACAGCAGGTTAGAGCAGAGAATACTGGAGTTAAAGCAAATCAAAACCTAGTATGCCTGCTAATGAAATATATGTTGCTATTTATTAGAGTTagacactgtattttaaaagtttgaagGTGAAGAACAAACATCCCTGTGTATCTATTGGCTAGTGAATTTTGTTTTGAGTTTATCAAATAGTTACCAAGTGTCGTGGTGGACCTTGAGATCTAGGTACTGTGAGCTGGTATGCAAACCACAGGTAGTTTTTTAGTTTCAATCTTACTGTAACGTGAAATAGAATTACTGAGAAGGTTTTTAGACATCAGAGGTATTCAATGCATGGATTTTAATCCATGGAGTTACGGCTCCTACGTATATTCTTTTGTAGACTTGTAATAAGAAAGTACAGATTCCCTCAGTTATTTACCACCCTGTTATGCAGTACCTTTTTACTTGTCTCTTTGTTTCAGAGTGACATTTAATTGTGTTAGAATTgagctgaatttctttttctatatgATGTTTTTAGGGCATGATTGGTGTAGCTGTACATACTGATAAGATATAGGAACATGTATAGTTTGGATGCTGATATTGAAATctatctccttttcctttgatgTATACATTGTTCATGGTATGCTCCAAGCCTGCCTAGCATATACATCTTGGTGGGAAGAAGTGAAGAAAACTTGCTTGGAAATAGACTGATAATGCTGAGTATCTACAGAGATTCTTCCTGGCTACCAGGAAATTGCGTACAACTGAACTGAATTGTTAGCTTTGACTTGTGAGGGAATGACTGTATCAATGAATAATTGCGTCTGAAGGCAAGGTTTGTTCTAATActggctgtgatttttttgggggaagggaCCTTTGTCAGGTCATACAAAGGTAGATCCATGTAAGGAATTGGACATGATAGTGTTCAATATTGCCACATTGAGCTCTTGGGCATCTGGCTCCAGAAATGAAACTAAAATTCGGAGTGAGGTGTGATTCACTGCATGTGGAACTTGAGCATCTTTGAATGGGATTCACAATATCTGATATGCTGGAATTCCCTGACGCGTAAGCTGGTAAAATAGATGATGCTGACAAGAAGCATAGCTGCAGTACAATCTCTTGGGCTGCTCTGTGAGGCTGGGGTTCACAGCTCCAAGTCACCTGAACACAAGCTCTAACTTACTTTATAGTAACTAGGCTGCTGTCttaaaatatgagaaaacagcagctgctgtctttGTAGTATAACAGTCTTGGCAGTAGggcatttcattaaaaagaaggaCATCTGGATTTTGCACCAGCTTCCATCTAGAGAGGTTTCAGCCCATCCTGCCTAGCTTTTAGATTCCAGGCAAAGCAGACGTGGGAgtgcttcctcctcctgtgctgAACTTGTTCCACAGTCCATCAGGGAATGCAATGTTAAGGGACCCTTTCTCCCATGGTTGGTTGTATTTTACAGTAAGCAGTCTACAATAAGCAATCTCAACCTCCTCCTATGCCCAGCTTTTTTGATGAAagtaaatatgttttcctttgttttgtgctGAATTAAATGTTGCTACTGATGGTAGATGTTTTCTCAGACTGTTAGATTTGACCTTCAGGTGACTTTCTGCCATTAAGATTCAAATGTGCAGGTTTGTATAGCATGCTAAGATAGAAGCAGCTCAGGTGTGTATGCCATGTACTCTGGGCAATATGATAAACCTGTACTTCCTTATAGTCTTTGAACGTACAAGGGCTTATgcaaaaagagaatgaagaatTTGAAGAAGGTTTGGAACGTTGTGGATGTAGCTATTACTATTAGGCCATAGTTGGGTATGTAAAAGTATTACTCTGCTTAGATAAAActtagggaaaaagaaatacataccTATGTATATGTATAGAGATGAGAGAGAATATGGAAGAGTGTACTCTCTGTTTTCTGAGCAGCTCAttgaggaggagagagagcaaAAGCAAGCTGGAGACATCAGAGGGTAAGAGAAGAGGTGTCCATGGCAGTACTCTtcctgtagatttttttttttttttttttagtatgtcCACTACGCTGACCTGTTTTTTCAGTCTTGTGGTCAGGTAGCCTGGTCAGGCATCTCCAGATGCCACTTAGAAATACAATGCTGCAACTTAGAATAGCATTTCCTGAGAAAAGTGAAGTTAGAGTGCTGTGTCAGATTTGTAGGGTTCTTAGGCCAGAATCAAAAGCTTATTAGAGGGAGATCGTCAGAGAAGGCAGTCCTTGTTTGCACATGTGAATAGTGTAGGGTCTAGAACAATGTctacagaattttccatccTTGAAAGTTGTAGAGGGTTCTTGTTTGTCTTCTGTCAGATCAGTATAACAGACTGAGAAGAGCAATTAAAAGTGTAAGTATAGTGCATGGTTCTGAGTAGTGAAGCAGAGTGAGCCCCCCTTGCAGGGGGAGATAAAAAAGGAGATAATTACAAAAGAGTATGGTTGCACTGAGGAGTCTTGGTCTGAAAGCCAGCTTTCCTCATTTAGCTCAGAGACACTTCTCTCCCTAATGCCTTTGCTAGCTTAAGAATTTGAAGACTTGGAAGAAACTATTTCCTAGGCCATTAATTGAATTATTCTGATCTGTGTTAACACTGCTAATTTTGTCAAACATTACCAACATTTGAGCCTAAATTGCTTATATTGTCACTGTCACTTAATTTATCTCGCTTTCTGAAACTCTGATAATCAATCTGAAATTGCGGAATTAAAAATTTCAGGATACCAAAATAGCCTATCATATTTGTAGgcacagatgagaaaaagcattaTAGTTATATGTTCTgaggtttttcttccctcttttaaaGGAAGTTGCACTTCAGCAAGTAATGTCCCATATTGGTGGCGTGAAAAAAGACatgattattttggaaaaaagtgaattttcagCACTTCGTTCAGAAAACGAGGTAAAAATCACTATCTTGGAACGTGCTATTCTAGcacttgcttatttttttcctaatgatgTAAAAAAGCATCTTGTACCAATGGCGTTGGCTCTGGGGCCAGTATGGTTTAACACCTTCGTTAATGGCCTTGTTGATGGGGCacagtgcaccctcagcaagtctgcatATGATACAAAGCTGGGAGCAGTGGCTGATACACCGGGCAGTTGTGTTGGCATTCGGAGGGATTTCAACAAGCTGGGGATACGGGATGACAGGAATCTCATTAAGTTGAACAAATGGCAATGCcaagtcctgcccctggggaggagtagctccaggcaccagaacAGGCTTGGGGTGACCtactgggaagcagctctgcagaagaggcCCTcagggtcctggtggacaccaagttgaccatgagccagcgATGAGCCCTTGTGGCAAAGGCGGCCAACAACTGTTGTTAGGAGAGCTGCCTGTggatcaagggaggtgatccttcccctctgcctggAACTGGTGAGACTtcatctggagtgctgggtccagctCTGGCCTCTCCACTGCAAGGGAGACATGGACGTGCTGGGCAGAGTCCAACAAATGGCCAGAAAGATCAGTAAGGAACTGGAGCATCTGACATACGAGGAAAGActctgagagctgggactgtttagcctggagaagagacagTTCAGAGGcgatctcatcaatgtatacAAATATTTGAAGGGAAGGTATAAAGAAGACAGACACAGGCTCTTTCAGTGTTGTCCAGTGACAAAACAAGAGGTAATTGGCACAGATCAAAATGTGGGAAATTCTATTTAAACTTAAGAAAACCCTTTTTACTCTAAGGGTGGTAGAACACTGGAATAGGATACCcggagaggctgtggaatcCCTAtcctggagatactcaaaacccaactggacatggccctgagcagcctgctgtAGTTgcccctgctttgagcaggtgattggactggatgatctccagagagaGTTAATAGAAGATGTTACAGCTGTATCTATTTCATATATCTTTTGAAAGAGATAAAGTAATACAATAATTTGGGTTAGAAAGGACCTCTAGAGAACATAAGGTAGTTGCATGCTGCAGTACGATTGATATTTAGCCATCTCTCCTTAAAACCGAACAAACCCAGCTCTCTCTTCatcaccccccccacccccagcatagtgtgctccagcccccagtcatcttcatggccttccACTGGACTTGCTCCATTATGTTAACATCTGTCTGTTACCAGGGAGCCCaaagctggacacagcacttcCAGTGCAGGCTCACAAGTGCTGAATATGGAGAAACAATTGATTCTTGGCCTGCTGGGTTTACTCTTGTTAATACTGTCCTGTGCATTTGGCCACCTTTACAGCTGTGGGACGTTGCCAGCTTCTGTCTTGTGCTGTTGTTTGGAAATGCACAGTACTGAGCAAACATGCTTGTGTATAGACATGCATATATCTATACACATACTGAGGACAGAGTTAAACCACGCTTGGTTAGCATTCCTTTTCACATCATGGATTATAATAATTGTTACTGATCATGCAAATTCATTAGTATTTCTAGATTATATGGTTTCATATACAGTAATAAAgtgtacaatttttttctactcttccagaaaataaagc comes from Grus americana isolate bGruAme1 chromosome 2, bGruAme1.mat, whole genome shotgun sequence and encodes:
- the MCUR1 gene encoding mitochondrial calcium uniporter regulator 1, with the translated sequence MARGQAAAATAVSGGRRALLLLLRPRGADGALPPVAAASRGRRAPPSPARRCLGDWQRPATTSVNGSAGWGRRVGGTGRESRCGERDLSISASSSLQSKGNISLLGNRKLFFDTHALVCLLEENGFTTQQSEVIVSALVKIMNTNLDMIYKDMVTKVQQEVALQQVMSHIGGVKKDMIILEKSEFSALRSENEKIKLELQQIKKQVMDEITKVRADNKLNLNLEKSRVKELYSLNERKLLEMRTEIVELHAQQDRALTQADRKIDTEVADLKTMLESHKLDNIKYLAGSVFTCLTVALGFYRLWI